CACGTAGACCGTCTGGCCTGCGTGCACGCGCTCGACCATCGGTCCTGGCGGCGCCGCGGGCTCCTGGGCGGGCAACGCCTCCAATGCCTCCTTCAGGTGTGACCGCGCCCGCCGCACCGCTTCCTCGGTACGCGCTGCGCGCACCTCTGCCATCACCGCGTCCAGACGTCTGCGCGTCTCGATGATGATCGTCTCGCCGGTCTGCCTGGCCTCTGCCAGCAGGCGCCGGCGCTCGCGCCGAATGTGCTCGGCCTCCTGGACCATTTGCTGCTCGGCCTCCTGGGCCGCCGCCCTGGCCAGCGCGGCCTCGGCCCTGTCCATCTCCGCGGCCTGCCTGTCGCGCGTGAGGTCATCCAGCACCTGCTCGATGGCCACATGCTCTGGCGCCAGAAGGGACCTTGCCTCCGCCACGACGCCGGGATCGAGACCCAGCCGTTCCGCGATGACGAGGGCGTTACTGCGGCCCGGAAGCCCGATCTGAAGCCGGAACGTGGGCCGCAGCGTCTCAACGTCGAACTCCACGGACGCGTTCTCGATACCGGCTTCCACAGAAGCCAGCATCTTCAGCTCGTTGTAGTGGGTGGTGACCACGGTGTGCAACCCGCGGCGGTGCAGTTCCTGAATGATCGCTCGGGCCAGCGCCACCCCCTCGGTGGGATCGGTTCCTGCGCCGACCTCGTCGAGCAGAACAAGCCCGGGCGGCCGCACGTTTCGCAGGATCTGGACGATGGCGCTCATGTGCGACGAGAAGGTAGACAGGTTCTGTTCGATGGACTGCTCGTCGCCTATGTCCGCGTGCACCTGGTCGAATCGGGCGACGGTGCTGCCGTCCGCGGCCGGTATGAACAGCCCTGCCTGGGCCATCAGGGCCAGCAGGCCGATGGTCTTCAGGGCCACCGTCTTGCCCCCGGTGTTGGGGCCGGTCACGACCAGCGTGGTGAACTCGCCTCCCAGGATGATATCCACCGGGACGACCTCTGCGTCACCCCGGGCGAGGACCAGCACGGGGTGACGCGCGCAGTGCACCTGCATGATGCCGTCCTCGCGCACCTGTGGCGCAGTGGCCCGCAGGCGCGCGGCCAGCGCGGCCTTGGCCGATGCCAGGTCCAGATCGCCCAGGATCTCCCCGTTGGTGCACAACGCTCCGGAGTGTTCACCCACCAGACCCGACAGTTTGCGCAGGATCCGGAGGATCTCCTCGCGCTCCGCGGCATCCAGCTCGCGCCGCCGGTTGCCCAACGGGACCAGCGCCAGCGGCTCCATGAAGAGCGTAGCTCCGCTTGCGCTCGCGTCGTGCACGATGCCCGGGAACTGCGCGCGGTGTTCGGCCCGCACGGGCATGACGAACCGATCACCTCGCATCGTCACCAGCGACTCCTGCAGGTAACGCGCGACGGCCGAATCGTGGAGCAGTCGCTCCAGCGACTCCCGCAGGCGTCGCTCCACGGCCTGGTGCTCGTCGCGGATCCGGCGCAGCTCGGGCGAGGCCGTACTCAGAACCCGGCCCTGGTCGTCCAGGGCCCTGACGATCTCCGTCTCCAACCCCGGCAGCGCGGCCAGGCGGTCGGCCATCGCTGCCAGGCGTAGGGCCAGAGTGCGACGCGAGCGCAGGTGGGCCTGGACGCGCCGGGTGACCTCCAGGGTCTGCGCCACGTCGAGCAGTTCCAGGGGTTCGAGCATTCCGCCCGATGCCGCCATCGCGGCCTGCACCCGGATGTCGCGCGCGCCCCGCACCTGGATCTCGGACTCCGCGGCAACCGCCACCGCCTCCGCGGTAACCTCCAGGGCCGCGCGCACCGCCTCGCCTTCGCGCAATGGCGCCAGGCGCAGCGCCAGCTCGCGCCCCATGGGCGTCACGGTGCCCTCGGCCAGCGCCGCAAGGATCTTGGGAAACTCGAGCACTCGAAGGGTGCGCGCGTCGGCGATCATTGACACCTCTTCATTATAGACGAGAGGGAAACCGCCGCGAGAGCGCGGGGTGGTCGTCCAGTCCGAACCGCCACGCGCGGCCCCGGGCGTTGCTAACCCCGATGCGCGGACCGACGGCAACGGCGACGCGGCGGCGGCCGCCATGAGCCAGGTAGAGCGGAGGCACGGTAAGATCGGAGCCGTTGTGCTCCAGGCCGACCGACATCGCGACGGTCAGGCGGCCGGGGCCTGAGGCAGCGGGCTCGATCGCCCGCAGGAGCACCGCCCCCGGCCGTCCCTCGGGCTCGGTGACAACGTTCAGGCAGGCGTGCAGCCCAAACGCACGGTAGACGTAGGCGATCCCGGGCCGGCCGAACATGACCGCACTGCGCGGGGTCCGCTTGAAGGCATGGCTGGCAGGGTCGTCGGCCCCCCGGTAGGCCTCGGTCTCCACGATGCGACCTACCAGCACTCCCGACGGCGTCTCGTGGACCAGCAGATGGCCCAGCAGGGAACGGGCGACGGCCACCGTGTGCCGTGCGAAGAAGCTGCGCGGAAGCGGCCGGAACTGTCTCATCTCACCGGCTGCGCCGCGGGCGGCCTTCCCGGTGGCCGAGCACCTCGCGCAGCGACGCGAGCGGCAGCGTGTTGATGACCTCTCGCGCCTCGACCCAGCCGCGCCGGGCGGTTCCCACCCCAAGCGGCATGTAGCGCAGCTGCGCGCACGAGTGCGCGTCCGTGCCGATCGCCAGGCGCGCCCCCCGCTCCCTGGCCAGGCGGACGTCGGTGTCCTTGAGGTCCAGGCGCTCGGGCGCGGCGTTGATCTCAAGCGCGGTCCCGGTTCGGACCGCGGCGTCCACCACCGCCTCGATGTCCACCTCGTAGGGGTCGCGCGCGCCGAGCAGGCGGCCGGTGGGGTGACCGAGGATATCCACGTGCCCGCTCTCCATCGCCCGCACTATGCGCGAGGTCATCTCATCACGGCTCATTCGGAAGCGGGTGTGCACCGATGCGATCACCAGGTCGAGGTCGGCCAGCAGCTCGTCGGGGTAGTCCAGGGTGCCATCGGCGGAGATGTCGCACTCGGTGCCGATGAGAACGGCTATCCCCAGGCGGTCTGAGAGAGCGCGGACCTGCCGGATGTGCTCGCGCAGGTCCGCGGCCGGCACTCCTCGCGCGACCTTGAGCGACTGCGAATGATCGGTGATGCAGACGTACTCGTATCCCATCGCCACTGCGGCGGCTGCGATCTCCTCGACGCTATCGGCGCCGTCGCTCCACGATGTGTGCGCGTGAACCTCGCCGCGGATGTCCTCGGCCTCGATCAACCGCGGCAGCCGCCCTGCCTCCGCCGCCTCGATCTCGCCCTTGTCCTCCCGAAGTTCGGGCGGGATCCACGGCAGGCCGAGGGCGCGGTAGATGCCGGCCTCGGTGCGACCGGCCACCCGGCGACCGGCCACGCGGCGGTCGTCCCCGCCGCGACCGTCCCCCGACCGCCACAGGCCGTACTCGTTGAGCTTCAACCCGGCGCGGGCCGCCCGCTCGCGCAGGGCGACGTTGTGCTCCTTGCTGCCGGTGAAGTACTGCAGCGCCGCGCCATACGCGGCGGGCTCCACAACGCGCAGGTCGGCCTGCAGCCCGATGTCCAACACCACGGAGGACCGGGTGGAACCCCGCTCCAGCACCTCGCTGACTTCGGGCGCCGTCGTGAAGGCGTCCATCACCCGACCGGGCGCCCGGCTGGTTACCAGGATGTCCAGGTCGCCCACGGTCTCCCTCATGCGGCGGATGCTGCCGGCGGCGCTGATCTGTTTCACGCCTGGGACGGCCCGCAATCGCTCCACCATCTCGACTGCCGCGGGTAGGGCAAAGCCCAGGGGCCGGCGCCCGGCCTGGCGGCGCACCATCGCGATGCCGCGCAGTATGGCCTCCTCGGTCCGCTGACCCATGCGCGGCAGTTCGCGAATGCGGCCCGCGGCAGCCGCGGCCTCCAGTTCGTCCAGCGTCGAGATGCCCAGCTGCTCGTGCAGCAACAGCGCGGTCTTGGGCCCGACCTCAGGCACCAACATCAAGGTGGTCAGCCCAGGCGGAAGCGAGGCGGCCAGTTCTTCGTAGGCGTGCATCGTGCCGGTGGCCAGGAACTCGACGATCTTCTCCGCCAGGGCCTTGCCTATTCCGGGAATCTCGGTCAGGCCTCCTCGGGCGGCGACCTCGGCAACATCCTCTGAGAGTCCCTCTATGGCGCGGGCTGCCCGGCGGTAGGCGTTGATACGGAAAACCGACTCGCCCCCTATCTCGAGCAGATCGGCTATCAGCGCAAACCGTTGGGCGACGGCCCGGTTCTGCGTCACGCCGGGTTCGTCAGAACCTGTGGTCCGGACCGATCGGCGGGAACGGGATCGGGCTGATCCGTTGAAGGTGAGTGACGGCGCCTCGCTGAGCCGCCGCGACGTACCGCACGATCGGCGACCGCTCGACGTCCTGCGCGATGGCCTCCGACAGAGGCGAGGCCAGCAGGATTCCTACCCCGGCCATAGTCGCGACCAGGGCCTTGAGCGCGCCTGTGAGAATCCCAAGGAGCTGGGCGTACAGGCCTGGTCGCTTGCCGCCTGGCAGGATGCTGATCAGCACGGCCAGCAGCGTGTACGCGACCAGGAAAGCCAGGACGAATCCAACGGTCCGCCCCCATTCCAGGGGCAGGGGGCTCCCTTTTGTGATGCGCTCGCCCAGGGCCGGGAAGGCGATCGCCGCGGCCGCGTAGGCAACCACCAGCGCCACCGCGCCCAGCAGGGACGCGACGCCGCCCTTGAACATTCCCTGCACGACGAACCCAATCAGCAGCACGATCGCGATCCAGTCAAGCCAGGTCACTGCAGCCACCTCCAGGATGCCCGTTCACCAAAGACGATACCCTATATGCCACTCCGGCATACCTATGCGCGGACCTTGACCGGCAGGCGCGCGGCCAAGGCCGCGCATATCTCCAGCATCAATCCCTCGATCTCTTCGCCGGTGAGGGTGCGGTCCGGAGCGCGAAACGTCAGGGTGTAGGCCAGGTTGCGCGTCCCCGGAGCGAGCGGCGGGCCGGTGTAGGCGTCGAACAACTCCACCGACTCCAGCAGTGCGCCGCCGGCCTCGACCAGCGCTCCCTGTACCGCCGCATGGGGCAGACCCAACGGCGCCACCAGGGCAACATCGCGCACCACTGCCGGATACCGCGGCATGCCCGTGAATCTCGGCTGAAGCACCGCGCGGCCGAGCAGCACATCCAGATCCATCTCGCTCACGCAGGTGCGGCCTGGAAGATCGAACCGGGCGGCAACTTGGGGATGCAGCTCGCCCATCACCCCGGCCTCCACGCCTCCGACGCTGACGCGTCCACACCGCGCCGGATGCATCCACGCGGGACCGCCGGCTTCCACTGCAAGCGGTCCTGCCCGCAGCTCGCCGGAGAGGGTTTCCAGCACGCCCCTCAGGTGCAGCAGCGTGGCCTCGCGCAGATCCCGGGCGTCCTCCCAGAACCCGGCCAGCCACACCCCGCGCATCGCTATCGCCAGTGCGCGCCGTTCCCTCACCACGCCGCCTTCAGCCCGGAAGGTGCGGCCGATCTCAAACAGGTGGATCGCTCCCTGCCGCCGCGCGACGTTGACCCGTACCGCCTCCAGCAGTCCCGGAAGCAGAGCGGACCGCAGGTGGGTGTGATCGGCGGTAAGCGGGTTGGAGATGGGCACGGCCAGGCGCCACGGATCGCCCTCCTCCACCCCCAACTGGTCCAGCGCGCGCGGGTGGACGAGTGACAGCGTCATCGCCTCGGTCAGGCCCGCACGCACGAGCGCGTCGCGCGCAGCGCCCTCGGCTTCCAGCGTGACCGGGCGGCGTCCCTGCTGCATGATCTCGCACGGCATCGCCTCTGGAATCCGGTCGTAACCGTGGTGGCGGGCCACTTCCTCGACGAGGTCTTCCTCGCGCTCCAGATCCCTTCGGCCGACCGGGGGCACGGCGAAGACCGAATCCCCCTCAAGGCGTACCTCGAGCCCGAGCCGGGTGAGGACGGACACAACCTCATCAGGCGGTATCTCCACACCCAGGACGCGCACCAAGCGCGGGAGCCGCAGCCTGATTACCGGCCTGGGCACCGGCGCCGGATAAACGTCCACCCCAAAGCGCAGGACCCGTCCTCCCGAGAGGCCGGCTATGAGCCCGGCGGCCCGGCGCGCTGCACGGGCGACCCCTTCGGGATCCACCCCGCGCTCGAACCTTGCGCTGGCCTCGGTGCGCAGGCCGATGCGACGGCTCGTGCGGCGCACGCCGGCAGGCGCAAACGACGCTGCTTCCAGCAGCACAGTGTGGGTCCCCGGCCCGATCTCGGTCTCGGCGCCGCCCATAATGCCGGCCAGGGCCACGGGACGGCGGGCGTCCGCGATAACGAGCATCGCGGGGTCGAGCGTGCGTCCCACGCCATCCAGCGTCACCAGGTGCTCGCCTGCGGCGGCCGATCGCACGATGATCCGACGTCCATGTAGCGCGTCGAGGTCAAATGCGTGCAGGGGTTGCCCCCATTCCAGCATCACGTAGTTCGTCGCGTCCACCACCGCGTTCACGGGCCGGATACCGGCCGCCTCCAGCCTGGCAGCGATGGCAGGGGGCGAGGAACCGACCGTGATACCCGTGATCACGTGGGCCACGTAGCGAGGGCAAAGCGAAGCGTCGGCAATCTCCACCGCGGCCATGGAGGAAGCGGGTGGGTCCACCTCGTCGAGATCGTCCTCCGGCAGATGTGCGTCGCAGCCCGCCCACGCCGCCAGCTCGCGGGCGATGCCGATCATGCTCAGCAGGTCCGGCCGGTTGGAGGCTATCTCGAGATCCAGCACCAGGTCTCCCCCGGCGCGCTCGACTCCCTCCACCCCGATGCCCAGCATGGGCAGGCGCTCGACCAGCGCCTCGGCGGGTTCGGGCAACTCAACGTACTCTCTCAGCCACGACAGCGGGGCGCGCATCTAGAACTGCTCCAGCAATCTGAGATCGTTCTCCCACAGCAGGCGGATGTCGGGGATCCCGTAGCGCACCATGGCCGGCCGGTCAACCCCCAGGCCGAACGCAAGAGCCGTGTACCGCTGTGGGTCAATCCCGGCCATCTCCAGCACCCTGGGGTGGAACATGCCGCACCCGCCCAGCTCCAGCCACCGTCCCTCGAACGACACCGCCAGTTCGGCGCTGGGTTCGGTGAAGGGGAAGTAGCTGGGCTGGAAACGCGTCTTGGTCTGGGGCCCGAACATCTCGCGCGCGAACGCGGCCAGCACGCCCTTGACGTTGGCGAACGTGATCGTCTCGCCGACCATGAACCCGTCCACCTGGTGGAACACCGGCATGTGCGTGGCGTCCACGGGGTCCCGGCGATAGCACCTTCCGCTGGTGACGATGCGCATCGGCGGCGTCCGTCCCACCATCACCCGTGCGTCCACGACGGTGGCGTGCGTGCGCAGCAGCAGCTCGTCGCCGAGATAGAAGGTGTCCTGCGTGTCGCGGGCCGGGTGGTCGCGCGGCATGTTGAGCCGCCCGAAGTTGAACTCGTCGGTTTCCACTTCGGTTCCCTCGACCACCTCAAACCCGAGCCCGATGAAGATCCGCTCGACCTCGTCGAGCGTGCGCCGAAGCACGTGCCGGCGGCCCAGCGGCCCGCGCCGGCCGGGCAGCGACACGTCAATCCGCTCATCTGCCAGGCGTTCTGCCTCCTGAGCAGTGGTGAGCTCGGCCGCGCGGCCGTCGAACGCCGCCAGCAGCGTCTCCCGGGCGCTGTTGAGGCGCGCGCCGAGTGACGCGCGCTCGGGTCCGCTCAGGACAGGGATGCCCTTGAGGAGCGCGGCGATCTCGCCCCGGCGCCCCAACACGCGGTGGCGCATGGCCTCCAGCACGTCGGGTGCCGTCACCCCCCCGAGCGCCTCGATCGTTTGGGTCACGAGCCGGTCAACATCATCGGGCATGTGGCCCCTCCCGGGGAATGCCAAAGCGCCTTCGCCCCCAGGGGCGAAAGCGCCTCGCTTCCGCGATACCACCCTCATCCATCGCCTGGCGGCCGTGCCGCACGCTTCTCAGTCGGGCAAGCGGCTCAGCGGACCCGGGGTTGTCCGGGCACACCGCCGATATGCCAGGTATGCCCAGATCGAGCCGGTCGATTCGAAGAGCCGCCACAACGCCTCAGCCGACCAGACCTGGTCCACGGCCCTCCTCTGATCGCTCGGAGAAACGATCCTGAAACCCGCGCCAGATCAGGGTTCCAGCCAATGCCGTGCGCTTGCCGTGAGTATAGCACAGGCTGAAAGCGGCTGACAAGCGTGTGAGGGGCCGGTCATAGAATTGCGGGCGGGGCGCCGCGCCTGCGGACGACCTCGTATAGGAGCACGCCCGCCGCCACCGCGGCGTTGAGCGACTCCACCGGCCCCAGCAGTGGAATGCGGACGCGCGTCCCAAGATCGAACCACGCCGGATCAGGCCCGGCGGACTCGTTCCCAACGACGATCGCCAGCGGTGGACCCAGGGGCGCAGAGGTATAGTCCTGATCTCCTCTAGCGTCCGCCACGATCACGCGGACCCCGCAGGCGACAAGTGCCGCCCGCAGCGAGGCACCGTCGAGCCCAAGCACGGGGACCCTGAAGGCCGCTCCCATGGAGGCGCGCATCGCCTTGGGCTGAAACGGATCCGCGGTGCCCTCGGTCACCGCGACCGCCGAAGCTCCGGATGCGGCCGCGGTCCGCACCATGGTGCCGAGGTTTCCGGGATCTTGGATTCCGTCGGCTACCAGCAGCAGGAGCCCGGGCGAAGTTAGGATCGCAGCGTCCGGCGGGGACGGACGCCGGGCCAGGGCCACGACTCCCTGGGATGTCGTCACGCGGCCGGCGGCCTGCACGACGCGCAAGGTGGCCTGGCAGACGCGCGCGCCTGCATCCCTGAGGCGCGCGCCCAGCGGCGAGCCCGCGGGGTCCTGCTCGTCGCCGGCAATCAGGGCCGCCTCAATGATGATGCCGGCATCGAGGGCCTCCTGGATCAGGCGCGGCCCGTCCAGCACGATCCGCTGCAGGGGATCGCGGCGCGGATGCCCGCCCGCCCTCCGCATCGCCTGCACCAGGGGGTGGCGCGTGGAGGTGATCATGTCGCCGGTTGGCTAGAGTGAGGTCTCCAGCCTGGTAAGCTGCCGGTTCTCCCCCACCACGACCAGCACGTCCCCGGCCAGAAGACCGGTCTCCGGGTCAGGGGAGATCAGCAACTGACTGTCCCGGCGGATCAACAGCACGCTGACGCCGAAACGGGCCTTGAGATCCAGCCTCCCAAGTGTCTGGCCCACCAGGCGATCGGGCACGCTGAGCTCCTCGATCGAGAACGTGGGTGAGATCTCAATGTAATCCAGGACCCCGGGCGACGAGAGGGTGTGTGCGATGCGCACGCCCATGTCGCGTTCTGGGTAGATAACCACGTCCGCACCGACGCGATCGAGCACCTTGCCCTGCAGGTCGTTGGAGGCCTTGGCCACGATCTTCTTGCAGCCGAGCTCCTTGAGGATCAGCGTGGTCAGGATGCTCTCCTGCATGGCAGCGCCGATCGCCACGACCACCGCGTCCATGTTCGCAATCCCAACGCCCCTGAGCGCCTCGGCGTCCGTTGAGTCCAACTGCACCGCATGCGTCACGTCATCGGCTATGCGCCGGAGCGAGTCCTCGTTCTTGTCGATCGCGAGCACCCGGTGCCCTAGCTGGTGCAGCGTCGCCGCTACGCTCCGGCCGAACCGCCCCATTCCAATCACCGCAAATTCGCTCATCGTCATCTCCACCCGCCCGGATGATCCGACCGTGGCGCCGGGCTCACGTCGTTATCCGATGTACAGCCTCTCCTCAGGATAGCGCACCCGGGGCGGCCGGTGCCACCGGGTCAGCCCGAACGCGACCGTCAGCAACCCGACGCGGCCGCTGAACACGGTCAGCATCACGATAATCCTGCCCCACGGTGAGAGGTGTGGCGTCAACCCTGTGCTCAACCCCACGGTCCCGAAGCCCGACGTGATCTCGAACAGCGCCGGCAGGAACTCCACGCGCTCAATGGCGGCAAGCATGACCGACATCGCGAACACGAAGGCCAGCGAGACGAAGGCTATGGTCAGGGCCTTGTTGATATTCTGGACCATAATCCGGCGTCCGAACATCACCGGCTCCCCGGTTCCCCGGATGCTGCTGAGAATCACCGCCAGTGGCGCCATGAACGTTGTCGTCTTGATGCCTCCGCCCGTACCGCCGGGGGATGCACCGATGAACATGAGCGCGGCAATGAGCATTAGTGTCGGCTCCGCCAGCGCCCCGATCTCAATGGTGTTGAACCCCCCGGTCCTGGGCGTCACCGCTTGGAAGAAGGCCGCGAGCAGCCGCGCGGGAACCGGCAGGGCTCCCAGCGTCTTGGGGTTGGCAAACTCAAACAGCGCGATCAACGCCGTCCCGATGCCTATCAGCATCCCCGTGGCCAACAGCACCGTCTTCGAGTGCAGCGTCAGGCGCCGCGAGCGCAGATCGAACAGTACCGAAAACCCGAGGCCGCCAAGGATGATGAGCCCCGCGATGATCATTGACACCACCGGGTCGCCGGCATATGCGGTCAGGCTCCTAAAACCACCCATCAGGTCAAACCCGGCGTTGTTGAACGCCGATATGCTGTGGAAGACCCCCAGGTACAGCGCGCGTACAAACGGCTCCTCGCCCATCCAGCGCAAGGTCAGAATCGTCGCTCCGGACGCTTCCACGATCAGCGTCATCAGAATGAGGCGCCGCGTGAACCGCACCACGCCCCCGAGGTCGTAGAGGTTGTGGGACTCGGTGAGGATGATCCGCTCCCGAAGCCCGATTCGCCATCTCAGAACAAGGGCCAGGAGCGCCCACGAGGTCATGTATCCGAATCCCCCGAGCTGTATCAACACCAGGATCACCAGCTCGCCAAGAGACGAGTAGTGATCCGCGGTGTCCACGACCGTCAGGCCGGTGACGCACGTCGCCGATGTGGCGGTGAAGAGCGCGGTGAGAAAGGGCGTGGGCCGACCCGACTCGGAGGCAGCCGGCAGGCTGAGCAGCACCGCTCCGACCAGGATGATCGTTATGAAGCCAATGATGATGGTCTGGGAGGGGCTGAGGGTCAGCCGTCCTGACCAGGGATGTCGAGCCAGCGCGAACTGGCGAACCATCTACAGAGTCGGCGTCCTCGCCACGCCCATCCCTGGCATTGCACGGAGCCGCCGGGGACCAACTACCGGCGGCTAGGACTCCAGATGTGCCTTGGCGCGCGCGACCAGCGCGTCAAAGGCCGTCCGGTCTTTCACCGCCAGGTCGGCCAGGACCTTGCGGTTCACGCTCACGCCCGCCTTGCGTAGGCCGCTGATCAGCCGGCTGTACGAAACGCCGCTCACGCGCGCGGCTGCGTTGATGCGGGTGACCCACAACCGCCGGAACTGCCGCTTGCGCAGGCGCCGACCCGCGAATGCCTGCGCCAGAGCGCGGGTTACATACTGCGTGGCCAGGCGGTACCATCGGCTCTGGCCGCCCCGGTACCCCCGCGCCAGTCGCAGGATCTTCTTGTGGCGGCGACGTGCTGTGACGCCGCGCTTGATGCGTGCCATGACCAACCCACCTTCCGTTGGGACACTGCCTGGCGGACCCCCAATGCGCTATTGGCCGGGGAGCAACCGCCGCAACCGCTTCTCATCGCTGGCGTGTACGGAGACCACTGCGCGCAGAGAGCGCCTGCGCTTGGGGCTCTTCTTGACCTTCAGATGCCCGCCGTGCTGGCGCCCCCGCGTCAGGCGGCCTGACCCCGTCGTTCTGATGCGCTTCGTGGCGCCCTGGTGTCGCTTTGTTTTTGGCACCGATCCCTCTCCCGTCTCCTACCCCTTGCGAGGGGCGAGGAGCATGATCATGTTCCTGCCTTCCTGCTTGGGCATGCCCTCGACCACCCCGACTTCTGCCACCGCCAGGGCCAACCGTTGGAGCAATGCCTCCCCCACCTTTGGGTGGGCCATCTCGCGCCCCCGGAACCACATCGCGACCCGGACCTTGTCGCCGTCCTTGAGGAACTCCATCACCCGGCGGATCTTGACCTGGAAATCGTGCTCGCCTATCTTCGGGCTCATCCGCATGCCCTTGAGATCGCCGCCGCGCGACTTCCGGTGGGCGTCCCTGTCACGCTTGCTCTGCTCGTACTTGTACCGCCCGTAGTCCATGATCTTGCACACGGGCGGGGACGCCGTGGGGGCTACCTCCACGAGGTCCAGAGTGTGCTCCTGGGCGCGCGTGAGCGCCTCACGGGTGGGCACGATCCCCAGCTGCTCGCCGCCGGGACCGATCAATCGCACCTCTCGGACTCTTATCCGGTCGTTGATCCTAGTCTCGCGTTCGATGCTCTCTCGCCCTCCTTGGCCCCCCGTGCTTGAGATCGTCCGACAGCCCAAGAAACAAAAAGGGGACGGCAGGTGCCATCCCCACATTCGCGCCGCTGCCACAGCGACCCGGGTCGCATCGCGGTACCTCTTGAACGCCCGGGTGAGAAGCGGATGGCTTCTACTTTCGGCTGCCAGACCTTGCGGAGTATAGCACGGGGGTATGTGGCCGTCAATCGTATGCACCGGCCCGTAGCAGCGCGCGCCCCCCGCAGGGGAAACACGCGCCATGACACCGAACGAAGTAGGAGTATGCGGGGGAACTCCAGAGAGACCCGGGGCTCGCACTCGCCGGTCGCCGCGCTCGGCAGCGCGGTCCTCCACGGCCTGTCCGAACTCGGCAGGGCCGCCCAGATGTTGGCCGCGGCGCTCCGCTGGGTGCTCCGCGGGCGGCTGGAGATCCGCGAGACGGTGGTCCAGATCAACCGCATCGGAATTGAGTCCGTGCCGGTCGTTCTGATCACCGGCGCCTTCTCGGGCATGGTCCTGGCCTATCAGACGGCGCGGCAGCTGGCGGATTTCGGCGGCCAGGGCTTCGTCGGCGGGCTGGTAGGTCTCTCCATAGCGCGTGAGGCCGCACCGGTCTTCACGGCGATCACCGCGGCCGGCCGGGTGGGCGCGGGCATGGCAGCGGAGATCGGCACGATGGCCGTAACCGAGCAGATCGATGCCCTGCGCGTGCTGGCCACCGATCCGGTACGCTACCTGGTGGTCCCGCGGCTGGTTGCGGCGGCCCTGGCGCTGCCGATCCTGACCGCCTTCGCAAACGTCGTGGGCGGGGCCGGCGGATACGCCGTGGCCACCGCCGCCGGGATCAGCGGCGGCGCCTTCATGTCGTCGATCCAACGGTTTCTCTGGCCGTACGATATCGTGGTCGGCCTGATCAAGGCGGTCTTCTTTGGACTGATTATCGCCTCGGTGGGCTGCTACCGGGGCCTCAACACCACCGGCGGCGCGGACGGCGTGGGGCGCGCGACAACCGGCGCGGTGGTCGTCGCGATTGTCCTGATCCTCGTGTTCAACTACTTCCTGGACATGATCTTCTTCTAGGCTGTTGCGTGGAGTGATGAACAAGAAGGCGCGCGAGGGAACAATGGTTGAACAACATCCCCCGGGCACGCCGGGTGAAGCGGTCATCGTCGCGTCGGATCTCTGGAAGTCGTTCGGTCCGACCGTGGCGCTGGCCGGCTTCTCCCTGGAGGTCCGCCGCGGCGAGATCCAGGTAATCATGGGCCCCAGCGGCTGTGGA
The nucleotide sequence above comes from bacterium. Encoded proteins:
- the infC gene encoding translation initiation factor IF-3, producing the protein MGCRTISSTGGQGGRESIERETRINDRIRVREVRLIGPGGEQLGIVPTREALTRAQEHTLDLVEVAPTASPPVCKIMDYGRYKYEQSKRDRDAHRKSRGGDLKGMRMSPKIGEHDFQVKIRRVMEFLKDGDKVRVAMWFRGREMAHPKVGEALLQRLALAVAEVGVVEGMPKQEGRNMIMLLAPRKG
- a CDS encoding ABC transporter permease; the encoded protein is MRGNSRETRGSHSPVAALGSAVLHGLSELGRAAQMLAAALRWVLRGRLEIRETVVQINRIGIESVPVVLITGAFSGMVLAYQTARQLADFGGQGFVGGLVGLSIAREAAPVFTAITAAGRVGAGMAAEIGTMAVTEQIDALRVLATDPVRYLVVPRLVAAALALPILTAFANVVGGAGGYAVATAAGISGGAFMSSIQRFLWPYDIVVGLIKAVFFGLIIASVGCYRGLNTTGGADGVGRATTGAVVVAIVLILVFNYFLDMIFF